The following proteins are encoded in a genomic region of Thermococcus henrietii:
- a CDS encoding sodium:calcium antiporter codes for MLEFVTWTLAIVIGIAILVLAGDKLSDKIIEVARKAGISPLVISIVLVSLSTTLPEITTSALASYQGVNGIALGNALGSIFANIALILGLASMIRPLKAGKSAYENSLVMLASLVFLILLSLDGTLSRLDGLLLLLAYAIYLRWILKKHARSEVDWEPSGNVTALDYVLLIVLGLFLVGGAEAVVFGGKNIAQALGISDFVIGATVVAIGTSLPEMTNALYGALRERGSISVGNIIGANIMNALVVLGIASVIRPIQTGASVLTILLVLFAMIPMIVSLKRTGGIDRRVGAYFLVLYVVYLVLIFSGVEL; via the coding sequence ATGCTTGAATTCGTGACGTGGACGCTGGCGATAGTCATCGGAATAGCGATTCTCGTCTTGGCTGGGGATAAGCTGTCGGACAAGATAATCGAGGTCGCGAGGAAGGCCGGAATATCGCCCCTCGTCATAAGCATCGTCCTCGTGAGCCTTTCAACGACCCTTCCCGAGATAACGACGAGCGCCCTCGCGAGCTACCAGGGCGTCAACGGAATAGCCCTTGGAAACGCCCTCGGGAGCATATTCGCCAACATCGCCCTAATCCTCGGCCTCGCCTCGATGATTAGGCCCCTGAAAGCGGGTAAATCGGCCTACGAGAACTCCCTCGTTATGCTCGCCTCTCTCGTCTTCCTAATCCTCCTCTCCCTCGACGGCACCCTCAGCCGGCTCGACGGACTTCTGCTCCTCCTTGCCTACGCTATCTACCTCCGCTGGATTCTCAAGAAGCACGCGAGGAGCGAGGTCGACTGGGAGCCGAGCGGGAACGTTACGGCCCTCGACTACGTTCTCCTAATAGTCCTCGGCCTCTTCCTCGTCGGCGGTGCTGAGGCCGTCGTTTTCGGTGGCAAGAACATCGCCCAGGCTCTTGGAATCTCGGACTTCGTGATAGGAGCGACCGTCGTCGCAATCGGAACGTCCCTCCCCGAGATGACCAACGCCCTCTACGGGGCCCTGCGTGAGCGCGGGAGCATAAGCGTCGGCAACATCATCGGCGCCAACATAATGAACGCCCTCGTCGTCCTTGGAATAGCCTCCGTAATAAGGCCCATCCAGACCGGGGCTTCCGTGCTGACAATCCTCCTCGTGCTCTTCGCCATGATTCCGATGATAGTTTCGCTGAAGAGAACCGGCGGGATAGACAGGCGCGTCGGGGCGTACTTCCTCGTCCTCTACGTCGTCTACCTCGTCCTGATTTTCTCGGGCGTGGAACTGTAA
- a CDS encoding ATP-binding protein, which produces MTVKIVKLIRHNPWWKGEGWEREDPNLSRVGEIIPRKEIEIQNGSITLLRGIRRAGKSFYVKTLVKKLISEGIPAQRIVYIPCDRFTRREVRGFINELRFRHGKLYVFLDEITYLEGWRLLLKELGEEGVTTVATGSNPVEIKREAELLPGRGIEGNEYYFNPLNFREFARFMNPRLPDVSFRYSEPDVDNIFPWYEELEGLFYAYLLTGGFPEAVLDFKATKVVGEERYEEIIRLVLGEIAKSGKSEETARELLEAVFRLRGNRVDYVTLAEEVGVSHPTVRDYLATLESARVIYTLEAWDVSRKRYAHRKEKKIVFQSPLIATALAVYLGDDPVEFVEGNIEWLVENTVASHVIWHLEEPLLREKHSFAGFYYDRTKECDLVIKERGKFFGIEVKYGKVKRNTYPFPVIYLSKDELGDDTVPVSLYLYGLKKSRKSI; this is translated from the coding sequence ATGACAGTCAAGATTGTTAAACTCATTAGGCACAATCCCTGGTGGAAGGGGGAAGGCTGGGAGCGAGAAGACCCAAACCTCTCCCGTGTGGGAGAGATTATTCCCAGAAAGGAAATCGAGATACAAAATGGTTCGATAACACTTCTCCGGGGAATCCGCCGGGCTGGAAAGAGTTTCTACGTCAAGACCCTCGTGAAGAAGCTAATCTCAGAAGGGATACCCGCTCAGAGAATAGTCTACATTCCCTGCGACAGGTTCACGCGAAGAGAAGTTAGAGGTTTTATCAACGAGCTGAGGTTCAGACACGGCAAGCTTTACGTCTTCCTCGACGAAATAACTTATCTAGAAGGCTGGCGCCTCCTCCTCAAGGAACTCGGTGAAGAAGGAGTCACTACAGTCGCGACCGGCTCAAATCCTGTGGAGATAAAGAGGGAGGCGGAACTTCTACCGGGGAGGGGCATAGAGGGGAACGAGTACTACTTCAACCCCCTCAACTTCAGGGAGTTTGCGCGCTTCATGAACCCCAGACTGCCCGATGTCTCATTCAGGTACAGTGAGCCTGATGTTGATAACATCTTTCCTTGGTACGAGGAACTTGAAGGGTTGTTTTACGCGTACCTCCTCACAGGGGGTTTTCCAGAGGCCGTCTTAGATTTCAAGGCAACGAAGGTCGTTGGAGAGGAGCGCTACGAGGAGATAATAAGGCTGGTCCTCGGTGAGATTGCCAAGTCCGGAAAGAGCGAGGAGACTGCGAGGGAACTGTTGGAGGCCGTTTTCAGGCTCAGGGGCAACCGCGTTGATTACGTGACCCTCGCGGAAGAAGTTGGCGTTTCCCATCCCACGGTCAGGGATTACCTTGCGACCCTTGAGAGCGCGAGGGTGATTTACACCCTTGAGGCCTGGGACGTGAGCAGAAAGAGGTATGCCCATCGGAAGGAGAAAAAGATAGTCTTCCAGAGCCCCCTCATAGCGACGGCCCTTGCGGTGTATCTCGGAGACGACCCCGTTGAGTTCGTTGAGGGGAACATCGAGTGGCTCGTCGAGAACACCGTCGCCTCTCACGTCATCTGGCACCTTGAGGAACCCCTGTTGAGGGAAAAGCACTCCTTCGCGGGGTTCTACTACGACAGGACCAAGGAGTGCGACCTCGTGATAAAAGAACGCGGAAAGTTCTTTGGAATCGAGGTCAAGTACGGAAAAGTAAAGCGGAATACCTACCCATTCCCAGTGATTTACCTCTCGAAGGACGAGCTTGGAGATGACACCGTTCCGGTATCGCTCTACCTCTACGGCCTGAAGAAGAGCCGGAAGTCAATATGA
- a CDS encoding HIT family protein, whose translation MKVLWAPWRIEYIRSPKHDGCIFCDFPKENLDKERLILYRGKHAFVIMNNYPYNPGHVMVAPYRHVANWEELTDEELLEIMKLTQLMIKAIKRAMNPDGFNLGVNLGRVAGAGIDSHVHLHIVPRWNGDTNFMPVIADTKVIPESLQEAYDELKRAIEEVEREV comes from the coding sequence ATGAAGGTCCTGTGGGCACCGTGGAGAATCGAGTACATACGCTCACCCAAGCACGATGGCTGTATCTTCTGCGACTTCCCGAAGGAGAACCTGGACAAGGAGAGGCTAATCCTCTACCGCGGAAAGCACGCCTTCGTCATAATGAACAACTACCCATACAACCCCGGCCACGTGATGGTCGCTCCCTACCGGCACGTCGCCAACTGGGAGGAGCTGACCGATGAGGAGCTGCTCGAGATAATGAAGCTCACCCAGCTCATGATTAAGGCGATAAAGAGGGCCATGAACCCGGACGGCTTCAACCTTGGCGTGAACCTCGGCAGGGTGGCTGGAGCTGGAATAGACAGTCACGTTCACCTCCACATAGTCCCGCGCTGGAACGGCGACACGAACTTCATGCCTGTAATAGCGGACACCAAGGTTATCCCCGAATCTCTTCAGGAAGCCTATGACGAGCTCAAGAGGGCTATAGAGGAAGTCGAGAGGGAAGTTTGA
- the argF gene encoding ornithine carbamoyltransferase, whose product MVVSLAGRDVLCLQDFTKEEIETVLKTAEMMKIWNKIGKPHRVLEGKTLGMIFQKPSTRTRVSFEVGIYQLGGLGLYFSANDLQLRRGETIADTARVLSRYVDGIVARVYAHKDVEDLAKYASVPVINALSDFSHPCQALADYQTILEKKGRIAGLKVVYVGDGNNVAHSLMIAGTKLGANVVVATPEGYEPDEKVIKWAEENAAESGGSFELLHDPVQAVKDADVIYTDVWASMGQEAEAEERRKIFRPFQVNKELVKHAKPDFIFMHCLPAHRGEEVTDDVIDGPNSVVWDEAENRLHAQKALMALIMGGIKV is encoded by the coding sequence ATGGTGGTTAGCCTTGCCGGAAGGGACGTTCTCTGCCTCCAGGACTTCACGAAGGAGGAAATTGAAACGGTTCTCAAGACCGCCGAGATGATGAAGATTTGGAACAAGATTGGAAAGCCCCACCGCGTTCTCGAGGGCAAGACCCTTGGAATGATTTTCCAGAAACCCTCGACTAGAACCCGCGTCAGCTTTGAGGTCGGTATCTACCAGCTTGGAGGTCTGGGACTCTACTTCAGCGCCAACGACCTCCAGCTCAGGCGTGGTGAAACCATAGCCGACACCGCGCGCGTTCTCAGCAGGTACGTTGATGGAATCGTCGCTAGGGTCTACGCCCATAAGGACGTTGAGGATCTCGCCAAGTACGCGAGCGTTCCGGTGATAAACGCGCTCAGCGACTTCAGCCACCCGTGCCAGGCCCTGGCGGACTACCAGACCATCCTCGAGAAGAAGGGCCGCATAGCCGGCCTCAAGGTCGTCTACGTCGGTGATGGAAACAACGTTGCCCACTCACTCATGATAGCCGGAACCAAGCTTGGAGCGAACGTCGTCGTCGCCACCCCCGAGGGCTACGAACCCGACGAGAAGGTCATAAAGTGGGCCGAGGAGAACGCGGCCGAGAGCGGTGGCTCGTTCGAGCTCCTCCACGACCCGGTTCAGGCCGTCAAGGACGCGGACGTCATCTACACCGACGTCTGGGCGTCGATGGGCCAGGAAGCCGAGGCGGAAGAGAGGAGAAAGATATTCAGGCCGTTCCAGGTCAATAAGGAGCTCGTCAAGCACGCCAAGCCGGACTTCATCTTCATGCACTGCCTCCCGGCCCACAGGGGAGAGGAGGTTACCGACGACGTCATAGACGGCCCGAACAGCGTCGTCTGGGACGAGGCCGAGAACAGGCTCCACGCCCAGAAGGCCCTGATGGCCCTCATCATGGGCGGGATAAAGGTCTGA
- a CDS encoding 16S rRNA methyltransferase — protein MLHLVIADSELELVPKSIVEHPAVVNYARRRGKKPEEVILESSYHHAALRKLEDGERRGRPDIVHICLLNALESIANKEGKLRVYVHTRNDEVIYIKPETRLPRNYNRFLGLMESLFKNGVVPKDLALLRIEKKTLGELVEEIGPDGVFVMHEEGELMKPRDFGEVLAGLEKPLVIVGGFPHGDFRSSVEGKKVSLYREPLMAWTIVNEILVNFEANLLL, from the coding sequence ATGCTCCATCTGGTGATAGCTGATTCGGAGCTTGAGCTCGTGCCAAAATCGATAGTGGAGCATCCAGCCGTTGTGAACTACGCGAGGAGGAGGGGCAAGAAGCCGGAGGAAGTGATACTTGAGAGCAGTTACCACCACGCGGCGCTCAGGAAGCTCGAAGACGGTGAGAGGCGCGGAAGACCGGACATAGTGCACATCTGCCTACTCAACGCTCTGGAGAGCATAGCCAACAAGGAGGGGAAGCTCCGCGTTTACGTCCACACGAGGAACGACGAGGTGATATACATAAAGCCAGAGACGAGGCTTCCAAGGAACTACAACCGCTTCTTGGGCTTAATGGAGAGCCTCTTCAAGAACGGGGTCGTTCCAAAGGATTTAGCTCTACTCCGCATCGAGAAGAAAACGCTGGGTGAGCTCGTGGAAGAAATAGGTCCCGACGGGGTCTTCGTGATGCACGAGGAAGGGGAGCTAATGAAGCCGAGGGACTTCGGCGAGGTTTTAGCGGGGCTGGAGAAACCGCTCGTAATCGTTGGCGGCTTCCCGCACGGGGACTTCAGGAGCTCCGTTGAGGGAAAAAAGGTTAGCCTCTACCGCGAGCCCCTGATGGCGTGGACGATTGTAAACGAGATATTGGTAAATTTCGAGGCCAATCTACTCCTTTGA
- a CDS encoding metallophosphoesterase has protein sequence MLGFLRRRKLRKLRGNSEETLVMHIGDTPESVYRFIEELIDEQRPDVIIHTGDLVDNVKLERRPDLKPAYEAGLRKLARVLKGSGARLYIVPGNEDDPELLRRFFSESVVEPGSVVEIGGRTFALGHCWRDVADKEADFKLYGHNFKVIPRGLNAVLGVNFIFLPSGRVVKVDYPVGTDTARGYKLRRGL, from the coding sequence ATGCTCGGCTTCCTGAGGAGGAGAAAGCTTAGAAAGCTCAGGGGAAACTCAGAGGAGACCCTCGTCATGCACATAGGCGACACGCCGGAGAGCGTTTACAGGTTCATTGAGGAGCTTATAGACGAGCAGAGACCGGACGTGATAATCCACACCGGGGACCTGGTGGACAACGTCAAGCTCGAACGGAGACCCGACCTGAAGCCCGCCTACGAGGCAGGTCTGCGGAAGCTCGCACGGGTTCTCAAGGGCTCCGGTGCCAGGCTCTACATCGTCCCCGGCAACGAAGACGACCCGGAACTTTTGAGGCGGTTCTTCAGTGAAAGTGTCGTCGAGCCGGGAAGCGTCGTCGAGATTGGCGGGAGAACCTTCGCCCTCGGCCACTGCTGGCGAGACGTTGCCGATAAAGAGGCCGACTTCAAGCTCTACGGCCACAACTTCAAGGTCATTCCAAGGGGTTTGAACGCTGTTCTCGGCGTCAACTTCATCTTCCTGCCGAGCGGGAGGGTCGTGAAGGTGGATTACCCCGTGGGTACCGACACGGCTAGGGGTTACAAGCTCAGGAGGGGGTTGTGA
- a CDS encoding DUF2202 domain-containing protein — protein MRKMWFGLGLIALLIGMTLGGVAAWRGQPGPNPYASQSTQTAPMLNSTLANYYAPLSEDEINGLLYMVEEEKLARDVYLTLYNETGLVVFSNIAQSEQRHMDMVLSLIEKYNLTAPGTLNQVGVFQNEELQNLYDQLVGMGSQSTEDALKVGALIEETDIKDLEDWIAKTDNEDIKTVYSNLMAGSENHLRAFVGQLEAMGVNYTAQVLPQEQVDEILSSAPAHGMGGMGGMGHGHGAMGGQMKAAQDGGITNTITNAFAHAWKWMRGFLGRFGI, from the coding sequence ATGAGAAAGATGTGGTTTGGATTGGGGCTGATTGCCCTGTTAATAGGAATGACCCTGGGAGGAGTCGCGGCGTGGCGCGGTCAGCCGGGACCCAACCCCTACGCGAGCCAGAGCACCCAGACGGCGCCCATGCTCAACAGCACGCTAGCCAATTACTATGCACCCCTGAGCGAGGACGAGATTAACGGCCTGCTCTACATGGTTGAGGAGGAGAAGCTTGCCAGGGACGTTTACCTGACGCTCTACAACGAGACCGGTCTCGTCGTCTTCAGCAACATAGCCCAGAGCGAACAGAGGCACATGGACATGGTGCTTAGTCTCATAGAGAAGTACAACCTGACCGCCCCGGGCACGCTCAACCAGGTAGGAGTCTTCCAGAACGAGGAGCTCCAGAACCTCTACGACCAGCTCGTCGGGATGGGAAGCCAGAGCACCGAGGACGCCCTTAAGGTCGGTGCCCTCATCGAGGAAACCGACATAAAGGACCTCGAGGACTGGATTGCCAAGACCGACAACGAGGACATCAAGACCGTCTACAGCAACCTCATGGCCGGCAGTGAGAACCACCTCAGGGCCTTCGTCGGCCAGCTCGAGGCGATGGGCGTGAACTACACCGCCCAGGTGCTTCCGCAGGAGCAGGTTGACGAGATACTGAGCTCCGCACCGGCCCACGGAATGGGTGGCATGGGCGGAATGGGCCACGGCCACGGCGCCATGGGTGGTCAGATGAAGGCCGCCCAGGACGGCGGTATAACCAACACCATCACCAACGCCTTCGCCCACGCCTGGAAGTGGATGAGGGGATTCCTTGGAAGGTTCGGCATTTGA
- a CDS encoding saccharopine dehydrogenase family protein translates to MKVLVLGAGNVGRAIAWDLRDEFDVHVADLSEERLKAVSEFATPLKLDASRFDRLVEAMKGFELVIGALPGRFGYSSIKAAIKAGVDIVDVSFMPENPLELREEAENAQVTVIFDAGFAPGLSHILMGRIWNELDDMSEGYIYVGGLPKEPRPPLYYRITWSPKDLIEEYTRPARVIRDGEVKEIDPLSEVKTAEIEGFTFEAFPSDGLRSLLESVRVGRLEEWTLRWPGHLEKMKVLRELGFFKEEHVDKTLEVISPLMTYESPDFSIMKVIGSEPGRTISYTLYDEEREFTSMARVTGYTASAIARLVAEGSCIFGVIPPEILGMRIDTFRRILDDLEERGIKPRRDENAPSGDS, encoded by the coding sequence ATGAAGGTTCTCGTTCTCGGCGCCGGAAACGTTGGAAGGGCTATAGCGTGGGATTTGAGGGACGAGTTTGACGTCCACGTCGCCGACCTCAGCGAGGAGAGGCTGAAGGCCGTCTCCGAGTTCGCCACACCGCTCAAGCTCGATGCCTCTCGCTTCGACAGGCTCGTCGAGGCAATGAAAGGATTCGAGCTCGTTATTGGTGCACTGCCCGGCCGCTTCGGCTATTCATCAATCAAAGCCGCGATAAAGGCCGGCGTTGACATAGTGGACGTCTCATTTATGCCCGAGAACCCGCTAGAACTCCGTGAGGAAGCTGAAAACGCCCAGGTTACAGTGATATTCGATGCGGGCTTCGCCCCCGGACTGAGCCACATCCTCATGGGCAGAATCTGGAACGAGCTCGATGACATGAGCGAGGGCTACATCTACGTTGGTGGCCTTCCAAAAGAGCCGAGACCGCCACTCTATTACAGAATTACATGGTCACCTAAGGATTTAATTGAAGAGTACACCCGGCCGGCGCGGGTTATACGGGACGGCGAAGTTAAAGAGATAGACCCGCTCTCTGAGGTTAAGACCGCCGAAATAGAGGGCTTCACCTTCGAGGCCTTTCCGAGCGACGGCCTGAGGAGCTTGCTCGAGAGCGTGAGGGTCGGGAGGCTTGAGGAGTGGACGCTCCGCTGGCCGGGACACCTTGAGAAGATGAAGGTCCTTAGAGAGCTTGGATTCTTCAAGGAGGAACACGTTGACAAGACGCTCGAGGTCATAAGCCCGCTGATGACCTATGAGAGTCCCGATTTCTCGATTATGAAAGTTATCGGAAGCGAGCCCGGAAGGACGATAAGCTACACCCTCTACGATGAGGAGAGGGAATTCACCTCGATGGCGCGCGTAACGGGTTACACCGCCTCCGCTATAGCGAGGCTTGTAGCCGAGGGAAGCTGCATCTTCGGCGTCATTCCGCCCGAGATTCTCGGCATGCGCATAGACACCTTCAGGAGAATTCTCGACGACCTTGAGGAGAGGGGAATAAAGCCGAGGAGGGATGAGAATGCTCCATCTGGTGATAGCTGA
- a CDS encoding NOL1/NOP2/sun family putative RNA methylase: MLEKLFSLGYSKTFAERYYELWGERALSIAEAMERPLPRCFRVNTLRIEVPKLTKLLNKKGFQFKRVPWTREGFCLTREPFSITSTPEYLSGLLYIQEASSMYPPVALEPKPGETVADMASAPGGKTSYLAQLMENEGIIYAFDVGEDRLKETRLNLSRLGVTNTVLFHRSSLYIEELGVEFDKILLDAPCTGSGTIHKNPERKANRTMEDVKFCQNLQMKMLEKALSVLRRGGILVYSTCSLEPEENEFVIQWVLDNFDVELLPLRYGEPALTRPFGIELSEEIKKARRFYPDRHGTSGFFVAKLRKL; encoded by the coding sequence ATGCTCGAAAAGTTGTTTTCCCTTGGCTACTCCAAGACCTTCGCGGAGCGCTATTACGAACTCTGGGGAGAGCGGGCCTTAAGCATAGCCGAGGCGATGGAAAGGCCCCTGCCAAGGTGCTTCCGCGTAAACACGCTCAGGATAGAGGTTCCTAAGCTCACCAAGCTCCTCAACAAGAAGGGCTTCCAGTTTAAGAGGGTCCCCTGGACGAGGGAAGGTTTCTGCCTGACGAGAGAACCCTTCTCAATTACCTCCACGCCCGAGTATCTGAGCGGTCTCCTCTACATCCAGGAGGCCAGCTCGATGTACCCGCCGGTTGCCCTCGAACCAAAGCCCGGTGAAACCGTTGCGGACATGGCTTCCGCCCCGGGCGGAAAGACGAGCTATCTGGCCCAGCTAATGGAAAACGAGGGCATTATCTACGCCTTCGACGTCGGCGAGGACAGATTAAAGGAGACCCGGCTCAATCTCTCGCGCCTTGGCGTTACGAACACCGTTCTCTTCCACCGCTCTTCGCTCTACATAGAAGAGCTTGGCGTTGAGTTCGATAAAATCCTCCTCGATGCCCCCTGCACCGGCTCCGGGACAATACACAAGAACCCCGAGCGGAAAGCTAACAGAACGATGGAGGACGTCAAATTCTGCCAGAACCTCCAGATGAAGATGCTTGAGAAGGCTTTGAGCGTCCTCAGAAGGGGCGGAATCCTGGTTTACTCCACCTGCTCGCTCGAGCCGGAGGAGAACGAGTTCGTAATCCAGTGGGTTCTCGATAACTTCGACGTTGAACTGCTTCCCCTCCGCTACGGTGAGCCGGCCTTAACGAGGCCCTTCGGAATCGAGCTGAGCGAGGAAATAAAGAAGGCGAGGCGCTTCTATCCCGACAGACACGGGACGAGCGGTTTCTTCGTCGCGAAGCTCAGGAAGCTTTAG
- a CDS encoding 2,3-bisphosphoglycerate-independent phosphoglycerate mutase — MKKRKGLLIILDGLGDRPIKEFGGKTPLEYAKTPNMDKLAKLGILGQQDPIKPGQPAGSDTAHLSIFGYDPYKVYRGRGFLEALGVGLDLDEDDLAFRVNFATIENGIIVDRRAGRISTEEAHELAKAIQEKVKLPVDFIFVGATGHRAVLVLKGMAKGYRVGENDPHEAGKPPHRFTWEDEESKKVAEILEEFVRQAHEVLEKHPINERRRKEGKPVANYLLIRGAGTYPNIPMKFTEQWKVKAGAVIAVSLVKGVARAIGFDVYTPEGATGEYNTDEMAKAKKTVELLKEYDFVFLHFKPTDAAGHDNNPKLKAEMIEKADRMIGYIIEHVDLEDVVIAITGDHSTPCEVMNHSGDPVPVLIAGGGVRPDYTESFGERECMRGGLGRIRGHDIVPIMMDLMNRSEKFGA, encoded by the coding sequence ATGAAGAAGAGGAAGGGACTTCTCATAATCCTCGACGGCCTCGGCGACAGACCGATTAAAGAGTTTGGAGGAAAGACCCCGCTGGAGTACGCAAAGACCCCAAACATGGACAAGCTCGCCAAACTCGGAATCCTCGGCCAGCAGGACCCGATAAAGCCCGGCCAGCCGGCGGGAAGCGACACGGCACATTTGAGTATCTTCGGCTACGACCCCTACAAGGTCTACCGCGGAAGGGGCTTCCTTGAGGCCCTCGGCGTCGGGTTGGATTTGGATGAGGACGATTTGGCATTTAGAGTTAACTTCGCAACAATCGAGAACGGGATAATCGTTGACAGAAGAGCTGGGAGGATAAGCACCGAAGAAGCCCACGAGCTCGCGAAGGCGATACAGGAGAAGGTAAAGCTCCCGGTTGACTTCATCTTCGTTGGGGCCACCGGTCACAGGGCCGTTCTGGTCCTCAAGGGCATGGCCAAGGGCTACCGCGTCGGCGAGAACGACCCCCACGAGGCCGGAAAGCCCCCCCACAGGTTCACCTGGGAGGACGAGGAGAGCAAGAAGGTTGCGGAAATCCTTGAGGAGTTCGTCAGGCAGGCCCATGAGGTTCTTGAAAAGCACCCAATCAACGAGAGGCGCAGGAAGGAGGGCAAACCGGTAGCCAATTACCTCCTGATAAGGGGAGCCGGAACCTACCCGAACATTCCGATGAAGTTCACCGAGCAGTGGAAGGTCAAGGCCGGAGCCGTCATAGCGGTTTCGCTCGTCAAGGGCGTTGCGAGGGCGATAGGCTTCGACGTTTACACGCCGGAGGGGGCAACCGGCGAGTACAACACCGATGAGATGGCCAAAGCAAAGAAGACCGTCGAACTGCTCAAGGAGTACGACTTCGTGTTCCTCCACTTCAAGCCGACAGATGCAGCGGGCCACGACAACAACCCGAAGCTCAAGGCTGAGATGATTGAGAAGGCTGACAGGATGATAGGCTACATCATTGAGCACGTTGACCTTGAGGACGTGGTCATAGCGATAACCGGCGACCACAGCACGCCCTGCGAGGTCATGAACCACAGCGGGGACCCCGTTCCGGTTCTCATAGCCGGCGGTGGCGTCAGGCCGGACTACACCGAGAGCTTCGGCGAGCGCGAGTGCATGCGTGGCGGACTCGGCAGGATAAGGGGCCACGACATAGTGCCCATAATGATGGACCTCATGAACCGCTCCGAGAAGTTCGGGGCTTAA
- a CDS encoding TRAM domain-containing protein: MVFELERKSLPSRKPPVKRGERYKVRIEGLGKGGDGIARIKGFVIFVPNTEVGEEVQIEIKSVKERFALGEVVG; the protein is encoded by the coding sequence GTGGTGTTTGAGTTGGAGCGGAAAAGCCTTCCCTCCAGGAAGCCCCCTGTAAAGAGGGGCGAGCGCTACAAGGTTCGGATTGAAGGCCTCGGGAAGGGCGGAGACGGCATCGCCCGGATTAAGGGCTTCGTGATTTTTGTGCCGAACACCGAGGTTGGAGAAGAGGTTCAGATTGAAATAAAAAGTGTGAAGGAACGCTTTGCCCTCGGGGAGGTCGTTGGCTGA
- a CDS encoding sodium-dependent transporter, which translates to MRKVNIMMALLITGYILGVWSFLVVPKYYMVFGLKGFLISLVPAVVALFLAYNEAQSTKKTRYLIYELFFKVARTPAVIFTLLMFLLVILGVTAYASGWGLVYLFGGNTTYTVPFAILTILLAALLLMLAKGKTLEFISGISVLMIIFTIISAFLIRSKALSVVTSQQATYYMNQAVSSITSLHQPLSFEGVILLLASVIVAFGLGAGVYYVLGSFAPEDLDFKRVLLGVFILQIILSFAAAYTMAYSLGPAFQAFEKSVHNPNMNVEQSFKLYSQFRALQAYATNSTAPLPQSVRVFYFIPQVLKGNVPGASTITFLLILSFYFAGLTTIIVLLEMGTQMLSEVMQLGRTKGLAGVSIVGMIVAIVMELGSAKTMFFTVPFSVGAIIAIAEAYPVLKSDLTSKKSLLSLSLVFLAFVGVFSLYYAFKSSSDAVKLGAVLGLVLLVPLLMNGVLLKSRR; encoded by the coding sequence ATGAGGAAGGTAAACATAATGATGGCCCTGCTCATTACGGGCTACATCCTCGGTGTGTGGAGTTTCTTAGTGGTTCCAAAGTACTACATGGTCTTTGGTCTCAAGGGCTTCCTGATTTCGCTGGTTCCAGCTGTAGTTGCCCTGTTCCTGGCATACAATGAAGCCCAGAGCACCAAAAAGACGAGATATCTTATATACGAGCTGTTCTTCAAGGTTGCGAGGACCCCCGCGGTGATATTCACCCTGCTGATGTTCTTGCTTGTAATCCTTGGTGTTACGGCCTATGCCTCTGGCTGGGGTCTCGTATACCTGTTCGGTGGCAACACCACGTACACCGTCCCCTTTGCAATCCTAACGATTCTCCTTGCGGCACTCCTCCTCATGCTGGCCAAGGGCAAAACCCTTGAATTCATATCCGGAATCTCCGTTCTGATGATTATCTTCACGATTATCTCAGCGTTCCTTATCAGGAGCAAAGCCCTCAGCGTCGTTACTTCCCAGCAGGCAACCTACTACATGAATCAGGCGGTCTCCAGCATAACCTCCCTCCACCAGCCCCTCTCGTTTGAGGGCGTGATACTGCTCCTCGCCTCGGTCATAGTGGCGTTCGGTCTCGGTGCTGGAGTTTACTACGTCCTTGGTAGCTTTGCTCCGGAGGACCTCGACTTCAAGCGTGTCCTCCTCGGTGTGTTCATCCTCCAGATAATCCTCAGCTTTGCGGCCGCCTACACCATGGCGTACTCCCTCGGCCCCGCCTTCCAGGCCTTCGAAAAGAGCGTCCACAACCCAAACATGAACGTTGAGCAGAGCTTTAAGCTCTACTCCCAGTTCAGGGCCCTTCAGGCGTACGCGACGAACAGCACCGCACCGCTTCCCCAGTCGGTTAGGGTGTTCTACTTCATCCCACAGGTTCTTAAGGGCAACGTTCCGGGGGCAAGTACAATCACGTTCCTCCTGATACTCTCCTTCTACTTCGCAGGTCTCACCACTATAATCGTCCTCCTTGAGATGGGCACCCAAATGCTCTCAGAAGTCATGCAGCTCGGAAGGACGAAGGGACTCGCCGGCGTTTCCATCGTTGGCATGATTGTCGCGATAGTCATGGAGCTCGGTTCGGCTAAGACGATGTTCTTCACAGTCCCGTTCAGCGTCGGTGCAATAATAGCCATAGCTGAGGCATACCCGGTCCTCAAGTCAGACCTTACCTCCAAAAAGAGCCTCCTGTCGCTTTCCCTGGTGTTTTTGGCGTTCGTTGGTGTATTCTCCCTTTACTACGCCTTCAAGAGCTCAAGCGACGCCGTTAAGCTTGGTGCAGTACTCGGTCTCGTCCTGCTGGTACCCCTTTTGATGAACGGGGTGCTCTTAAAGAGCCGTCGCTGA